A genomic stretch from Pararhizobium sp. IMCC21322 includes:
- a CDS encoding iron-containing alcohol dehydrogenase, whose product MTIMPNIIPGEKGWTHLIDDICDGRWISPLNGKQYPAAPYDKIVMEPSLKGKEAELVTSLGFEPPFAVVCDASTHKAMGERVARALAEIGPVTEIILDNPHADMAGVRDLTEKLKDFKSAVAVGSGTINDLTKYATFQNNRSYTVFATAGSMNGYTSSTASITLDSGLKVSLPAQVPAGFFVDLEVCAAAPTYLNAAGFGDCLCRPVAQIDWWMSHRLLGTVYYHDPYVIEIPDEIQLMQRAKGIAEGDLEAVGYLFRVLTLCGLGISFTKISNHGSMGEHQISHYIDCFAGDRHPGSLHGQQVGVATLTMARIQSALLSSDSAPEMAPTKIDFDSMVARMGTDVATQCLDELNKKAFDAQAVDAVNTKLEQIWPELRQQCLDIAVPVETLQNLLAMSSAPTTAKELGLDVDFYREAVCHAHEMRNRFSFTDIADHTGQLQTIAARET is encoded by the coding sequence ATGACCATAATGCCAAATATAATACCCGGCGAAAAAGGCTGGACCCACCTGATTGATGACATTTGCGACGGGCGCTGGATCAGCCCTCTCAATGGCAAACAATACCCTGCTGCGCCCTATGACAAGATCGTCATGGAGCCATCCTTGAAAGGTAAGGAAGCTGAACTGGTTACCAGTTTGGGCTTTGAGCCACCCTTTGCTGTGGTGTGTGATGCCAGCACCCATAAGGCCATGGGAGAACGCGTTGCCCGGGCACTGGCTGAAATTGGTCCCGTGACCGAAATCATTCTCGATAACCCTCATGCCGACATGGCAGGTGTCCGCGATCTGACGGAAAAGCTGAAGGACTTTAAATCGGCGGTCGCCGTTGGGTCGGGAACCATCAATGATCTGACGAAATACGCCACATTTCAGAACAACCGCAGCTACACCGTTTTTGCAACAGCCGGTTCAATGAACGGCTACACATCTTCTACGGCGTCCATAACGCTGGACAGCGGATTAAAGGTGTCATTGCCAGCTCAGGTGCCAGCAGGCTTCTTTGTTGATTTGGAAGTGTGCGCAGCAGCCCCCACCTATCTTAACGCTGCCGGCTTTGGCGATTGCCTGTGCCGTCCGGTTGCGCAGATCGACTGGTGGATGTCGCACCGGCTTTTGGGCACCGTCTATTATCACGATCCCTATGTCATCGAAATTCCGGATGAAATACAGCTGATGCAACGTGCCAAGGGCATTGCAGAGGGTGATCTGGAGGCCGTTGGCTATCTCTTCCGTGTTCTCACCTTGTGTGGCCTTGGCATCTCTTTCACCAAGATTTCCAATCACGGTTCAATGGGCGAGCATCAGATTTCCCACTATATCGACTGCTTTGCCGGTGATCGCCATCCAGGCTCCTTGCACGGGCAGCAGGTTGGTGTGGCAACGCTGACCATGGCACGCATCCAGTCGGCTCTGTTGTCCTCCGACAGCGCGCCGGAAATGGCACCCACCAAAATCGACTTTGACAGCATGGTGGCGCGCATGGGTACAGATGTCGCGACCCAATGTCTGGACGAGTTGAACAAGAAAGCATTTGACGCTCAGGCCGTGGATGCGGTGAACACGAAACTGGAGCAAATATGGCCGGAGTTGCGGCAGCAATGTCTGGATATCGCCGTTCCCGTCGAAACCCTGCAAAACCTGCTCGCGATGTCCAGCGCACCAACCACTGCCAAAGAGCTTGGTCTGGATGTGGATTTCTATCGCGAGGCTGTGTGCCATGCCCATGAAATGCGCAATCGCTTTTCATTCACTGACATTGCTGATCACACTGGCCAGCTTCAAACCATAGCTGCCAGAGAGACCTGA
- a CDS encoding HAD-IIB family hydrolase, translated as MKNIGAMPDHVAAKIQVVLADIDDTITTEGRLTARAYGALEALKNIGIKVAPVTGRPAGWCDMIARFWPVDGVIGENGAFYYSYDANTRQMIRKYHPAMEEHINNPARFDRIRERLKTEVPGADISADQPFRMADLAVDFCEDVPALNEADVKRIKEIFEEEGGVAKISSIHVNGWFGNYDKMSMSRAFVKDRLGMDIDTQNDAFVFVGDSPNDAPMFAAFNQSCGVANVMDFNGALPAEPTWVASHKGGEGFVEIAEKIIAARRAA; from the coding sequence ATGAAAAATATTGGCGCGATGCCAGACCATGTTGCAGCCAAGATACAGGTTGTGCTGGCGGATATTGACGACACCATCACAACAGAGGGGCGTTTGACAGCCCGCGCCTATGGCGCTTTGGAAGCGCTGAAAAATATTGGCATCAAAGTCGCCCCGGTAACCGGACGTCCCGCCGGCTGGTGCGATATGATCGCTCGCTTCTGGCCCGTTGACGGGGTCATTGGCGAAAATGGTGCATTTTACTATTCCTATGATGCGAATACCCGTCAGATGATCCGCAAATATCATCCGGCAATGGAAGAACACATCAACAATCCGGCCCGCTTTGACCGCATCAGGGAGCGCCTGAAAACAGAAGTCCCCGGCGCGGATATTTCAGCCGACCAGCCTTTCCGCATGGCTGATCTTGCTGTGGATTTTTGCGAAGATGTCCCGGCCCTGAATGAGGCTGACGTCAAGCGCATCAAAGAAATCTTTGAAGAAGAGGGTGGTGTTGCCAAAATCTCGTCCATTCATGTGAATGGCTGGTTCGGAAATTACGACAAAATGTCCATGTCGCGCGCCTTTGTGAAGGACCGGCTTGGTATGGATATCGACACCCAGAACGACGCCTTCGTATTTGTCGGGGACAGCCCGAATGATGCCCCCATGTTTGCCGCTTTCAACCAGTCTTGCGGCGTCGCAAATGTCATGGATTTCAATGGAGCCCTGCCCGCTGAGCCGACATGGGTTGCCAGCCACAAGGGCGGCGAAGGATTTGTTGAGATTGCCGAAAAAATCATCGCTGCCAGAAGAGCCGCTTGA
- a CDS encoding TetR/AcrR family transcriptional regulator translates to MSTATGRKSQAERSARMQERILTATLDCIHNYGFQNVSTNVVVRHAKISRGALLHHFPTKESLIAASVELLLEEEIALVREKAGAYHNHELTIDDFVDFLWERFSGRLFMITIDFLSSARTDPALREAILPHSLGFHKSLNEIWSQFFAIKGSQPAEIELLLNTTLCLMRGMGVQTIVRSDSQYFDSITDYWKRLLRETLKDAVPMPAIRVVK, encoded by the coding sequence ATGTCGACCGCGACAGGGCGCAAAAGTCAGGCTGAACGATCCGCCCGTATGCAGGAGAGAATCCTGACGGCTACTTTGGACTGCATTCACAATTATGGGTTTCAGAATGTATCCACCAATGTTGTGGTGCGCCACGCCAAAATTTCCCGCGGTGCTTTGTTACATCACTTTCCAACCAAAGAATCTCTGATTGCGGCATCGGTCGAATTGCTGCTGGAGGAGGAAATCGCGTTGGTGCGTGAAAAGGCGGGCGCCTATCACAATCATGAACTCACCATTGATGACTTTGTTGATTTTCTCTGGGAGCGGTTTTCGGGACGTCTGTTCATGATCACGATTGACTTCCTGTCTTCTGCGCGCACAGATCCTGCTTTGAGAGAAGCAATTTTGCCGCACAGTCTGGGTTTCCATAAATCCCTGAATGAAATCTGGTCGCAATTTTTCGCCATCAAGGGCAGCCAGCCTGCCGAGATTGAGTTGTTGCTCAATACGACGCTGTGTTTGATGCGTGGCATGGGTGTGCAGACGATTGTGCGGTCAGACAGTCAATATTTCGATTCAATCACCGATTATTGGAAGCGTCTTTTGCGTGAGACGCTTAAAGATGCAGTGCCAATGCCCGCGATCAGGGTTGTGAAGTAA
- a CDS encoding amidohydrolase family protein: protein MTQNMQTVTLKNANILDAAAGALLGEHNVFIEGGFIREISTGPVTEGDKVLELKGRTLMPGLCDGHVHVVAATASFPDLMRWSPMYVTARAGQILSGMLSRGFTTVRDCGGADFGIAQAVAEGYLIGPRVLFAGHAISQTGGHGDMRDKNEDVDSCTCCAGLGRIADGVPEVRRACREEIRKGADFIKIMASGGVASPTDRISSTQFALDEVTAAVEEAEAAETYVAAHVYTARAANRVLECGVRSIEHGNLIDDSTIDLLLEKDAFLVPTMSTHAVLATEGVAGGMPQQMCDKVHEIVDAGRITHAHAHSRGVKMVFGTDLLGPMHRHQLLEFKIRSEFQTPAEVIRSATTTAADLFQMTGEVGVVAVDAHADLIALQGNPLEDIEILQDPDRYLDLVMKGGNLFKERL from the coding sequence ATGACGCAGAACATGCAAACAGTAACCCTTAAAAACGCAAACATTCTGGACGCGGCAGCGGGTGCGTTGCTCGGCGAGCACAATGTTTTCATCGAAGGTGGTTTCATCCGGGAAATCTCAACCGGGCCGGTGACCGAAGGTGACAAGGTTCTGGAGCTGAAAGGGCGTACATTGATGCCGGGCCTGTGCGATGGCCATGTGCATGTTGTGGCTGCCACCGCAAGCTTTCCTGACCTGATGCGCTGGTCGCCGATGTATGTAACAGCGCGGGCGGGTCAGATTCTGTCTGGCATGCTGTCGCGTGGATTTACCACAGTGCGCGACTGCGGCGGGGCGGACTTTGGAATTGCGCAGGCTGTTGCGGAAGGATATCTGATCGGTCCACGCGTCCTTTTTGCGGGCCACGCCATTTCACAGACCGGCGGCCATGGTGACATGCGAGACAAAAACGAGGACGTTGACAGCTGTACCTGTTGTGCGGGCCTAGGCCGGATTGCAGACGGCGTGCCGGAAGTGCGGCGGGCCTGCCGTGAAGAAATTCGCAAGGGTGCGGACTTCATCAAGATCATGGCATCGGGCGGTGTTGCATCACCGACCGATCGCATTTCAAGCACACAATTTGCTCTGGATGAAGTGACAGCAGCTGTCGAAGAGGCCGAGGCTGCAGAGACATATGTTGCTGCCCATGTCTATACGGCGCGTGCTGCTAACCGCGTTCTGGAATGCGGTGTGCGTTCCATTGAACATGGCAATCTGATTGACGACAGCACCATCGACTTGCTGCTGGAAAAAGACGCGTTTCTGGTGCCTACCATGTCCACCCACGCGGTGCTTGCCACCGAAGGCGTCGCCGGCGGAATGCCGCAACAAATGTGTGACAAGGTTCATGAGATTGTCGATGCTGGCCGCATTACTCATGCGCACGCTCATTCGCGCGGCGTGAAAATGGTGTTTGGCACCGATCTGCTGGGGCCAATGCATCGCCATCAATTGCTTGAATTCAAGATCCGCAGCGAATTTCAAACCCCGGCGGAAGTTATTCGCTCGGCCACGACCACGGCAGCTGACTTGTTTCAGATGACCGGTGAGGTTGGCGTCGTGGCCGTTGATGCCCATGCCGATCTGATCGCGCTTCAGGGCAATCCGCTGGAAGACATTGAAATACTTCAGGACCCGGATCGTTATCTCGATCTGGTCATGAAGGGCGGAAACCTGTTCAAAGAGCGGCTGTAA
- a CDS encoding GAF domain-containing protein, whose translation MVQTSTDTFEKLRSLTLAVAVAPTANHVWQIADEAFSQMLGQLMFTVLEHVPASGEVARLYSNRPDAYPVGGRKPMGETPWGDLVLTRGQPWLGQDADAIRWAYFDHEILIGMGFETAINLPMVSAGKTLITLNLTAGPGHYTQSHLELGQVIAGLLSPALLLE comes from the coding sequence ATGGTTCAAACATCCACTGACACATTTGAAAAATTGCGCTCGCTGACCCTTGCCGTAGCTGTTGCACCAACTGCGAACCATGTCTGGCAAATCGCCGATGAGGCGTTTTCCCAGATGCTGGGTCAGTTGATGTTCACTGTGCTGGAGCATGTTCCGGCGAGTGGCGAAGTGGCGCGGCTTTATTCAAATCGTCCCGATGCGTATCCGGTGGGCGGGCGGAAACCGATGGGGGAAACCCCTTGGGGTGATCTGGTTCTGACCAGAGGGCAGCCATGGCTGGGGCAAGATGCGGATGCTATCCGGTGGGCCTATTTTGACCATGAGATTCTGATTGGCATGGGGTTTGAGACGGCCATCAATTTACCGATGGTAAGCGCCGGTAAAACGCTGATCACACTGAACCTCACCGCTGGACCCGGTCACTACACACAATCACATCTGGAACTGGGGCAGGTCATAGCTGGTCTTCTCAGCCCGGCACTTCTTCTCGAGTAA
- a CDS encoding TRAP transporter large permease — MTALTAGIIILLLVFLFLGMGIWVFVGLLLVSVTSQFFLSGFPLDKIGTIAARILLRSANSWELSAIPMFIWMGDMIFRTDISQRLFNGLAPIVNKIPGRLLHTNVIGCTLFAAVSGSSTATTITVGKISLGELEARGYNRGISVGSLAGAGSLGLLIPPSIVMIVYGILAEVSIIAIFAAGILPGLMIAGLYSTYIAVRATMNPELTGVHDPDNPIPPVTWRCFVDLLPVFILIGIVLGAIYSGIATPSEAAAIGVVATLIVTICIGQFSFRIAMDSLQSAVRMSAMVVTLVLAAALLSTTMGYLQLPQSVAGFIAGLELSPYGLIVALAAFYILLGMFLEGISITVMTLPITLPLIVQAGFDPLWFGIFLILMVELATITPPVGFNLFVLQGLTNHSIGQVAKVSAPFFVLMCIGVVLLTAFPQIALWLPQHLSGR, encoded by the coding sequence ATGACCGCACTTACTGCCGGGATCATTATTCTGCTTCTGGTCTTTCTCTTTCTGGGGATGGGCATCTGGGTGTTTGTCGGTCTGTTGCTGGTCTCCGTCACGTCGCAATTCTTCCTGTCGGGGTTTCCGCTCGACAAGATCGGCACCATCGCAGCGCGTATTTTGTTACGCAGCGCCAATTCCTGGGAGCTTTCAGCCATTCCCATGTTCATCTGGATGGGGGATATGATTTTTCGAACAGATATTTCCCAACGTCTGTTCAACGGGCTGGCGCCAATCGTCAACAAGATCCCGGGCAGATTGCTGCATACCAATGTGATCGGCTGCACATTGTTTGCCGCCGTGAGCGGATCCAGTACAGCGACCACAATCACTGTTGGAAAAATCTCACTCGGTGAGCTCGAGGCCCGTGGCTACAACAGGGGCATTTCAGTCGGGTCACTGGCCGGGGCGGGCAGTCTTGGGCTGTTGATCCCGCCATCGATTGTGATGATCGTTTATGGCATTCTGGCCGAAGTTTCGATTATTGCGATCTTTGCGGCCGGTATTCTGCCCGGCTTGATGATTGCCGGGCTTTATTCCACTTACATTGCTGTGCGGGCCACCATGAACCCGGAATTGACCGGAGTTCACGATCCTGACAACCCCATACCGCCGGTCACATGGCGGTGTTTTGTTGATTTGCTGCCGGTCTTCATACTGATCGGCATTGTTCTGGGCGCTATCTATTCCGGCATTGCAACTCCGTCAGAAGCTGCTGCCATTGGTGTTGTTGCAACTTTGATCGTTACGATCTGTATTGGTCAGTTTTCGTTTCGGATTGCCATGGATTCCTTGCAAAGCGCAGTGCGCATGTCGGCCATGGTTGTCACGCTGGTTCTGGCGGCAGCACTTCTGTCGACCACGATGGGCTATCTGCAATTGCCGCAGAGCGTTGCCGGCTTTATCGCGGGTCTGGAATTATCGCCATATGGTTTGATCGTTGCTCTGGCCGCTTTCTACATTCTGCTGGGCATGTTCCTTGAGGGCATATCGATTACGGTCATGACCCTTCCAATCACGTTGCCTTTGATTGTTCAGGCCGGGTTCGATCCATTGTGGTTCGGGATTTTTCTGATCCTCATGGTCGAACTTGCCACGATCACGCCACCAGTTGGCTTCAATTTGTTTGTCCTTCAGGGACTGACCAATCATTCCATTGGTCAGGTTGCAAAAGTGTCAGCTCCATTCTTCGTATTGATGTGCATCGGCGTGGTACTGCTGACGGCGTTTCCTCAGATCGCTCTATGGCTGCCCCAACATTTGTCGGGGAGGTGA
- a CDS encoding TRAP transporter small permease translates to MIAAISDHLSRLAALAACIILVAMAGLICVEIFMRTVLDTSTFVLDEFVGYGVASMTFLSLGSALKSQVFIRVNLLLANLPEGPRRVVEVASHLAGVLLFSFLTFYFLKIVARDFSRGTVSNSIAEVPLWIPEAVMAVGLIIFVLQFATLSISYLRGAPIVHIQKEL, encoded by the coding sequence ATGATCGCAGCGATTTCAGATCATCTGTCCCGATTGGCGGCATTGGCGGCCTGTATCATTCTGGTCGCGATGGCCGGGTTGATCTGTGTCGAGATATTCATGCGCACCGTGCTTGATACCTCGACTTTCGTGCTTGATGAATTTGTTGGCTATGGCGTTGCCAGCATGACGTTTTTGTCCCTGGGATCCGCCTTGAAATCTCAGGTGTTCATTCGCGTGAATCTGTTGCTGGCAAACCTCCCCGAAGGACCACGCAGGGTGGTGGAGGTTGCTTCGCATCTGGCCGGCGTTCTGCTGTTCAGTTTCCTGACTTTCTATTTTTTGAAAATCGTAGCGCGTGACTTTTCGCGCGGCACCGTCAGTAACTCGATTGCAGAGGTTCCGCTCTGGATTCCCGAGGCGGTTATGGCTGTCGGGCTGATAATTTTTGTCCTGCAATTCGCGACGCTCAGCATCAGCTATTTGCGCGGCGCTCCCATCGTCCACATCCAGAAGGAATTGTAG
- a CDS encoding TRAP transporter substrate-binding protein has product MNFPKNFSAPQLLSRFSFVLASAALAVSSVTVANAAENWNLSNAYAANSIHGEGNVVFAEALARNSGGEITVTLHPGGALGYASGDHFDAVADGAVEIADTPGNFLGGIDSFLLLSALPFLANTVDQARDLMEVAMPEYEKIFESNGQIVLYASPWPASGIWAKTPVKSASDLASVKIRTFDSSSTRAFQAIGASPIQLAWADVVPQLATGGIAAVLTSAEGGVTQSFVEHTPYFTEINYALPLNFVHMNKDLYDGLTPEMQKAVMDAAAEASDRNWKEVVARTQKNYDALGADGGTIITELSDTFLAELGTAGDGVLEEWLGKSGERGTAVIEAFGKM; this is encoded by the coding sequence ATGAATTTCCCCAAGAATTTTTCGGCCCCGCAACTGCTTAGTCGCTTCTCATTCGTGCTGGCCTCGGCTGCCCTGGCCGTGTCGTCTGTCACCGTTGCAAATGCAGCTGAAAACTGGAACCTGTCGAATGCCTACGCAGCAAACAGCATTCACGGCGAAGGCAATGTTGTCTTTGCCGAGGCGCTGGCGCGGAACAGTGGCGGCGAAATTACTGTGACACTGCATCCAGGTGGCGCGCTTGGCTATGCCTCCGGTGACCACTTTGACGCGGTTGCTGATGGGGCTGTGGAAATTGCGGATACACCGGGTAATTTCCTTGGCGGTATTGATTCCTTCCTGCTTTTATCGGCCCTTCCATTCCTGGCCAATACGGTTGATCAGGCCCGTGATCTGATGGAAGTAGCGATGCCGGAATATGAGAAGATTTTTGAAAGCAACGGTCAGATTGTGCTCTACGCCTCACCGTGGCCAGCGTCTGGCATATGGGCCAAAACACCCGTGAAATCCGCCAGTGATCTTGCCAGCGTCAAAATAAGAACATTCGATTCCAGCAGCACCAGAGCCTTTCAGGCTATTGGAGCGTCGCCCATTCAACTGGCCTGGGCTGACGTTGTTCCTCAACTTGCAACAGGTGGCATTGCGGCGGTTTTGACCTCTGCTGAAGGTGGTGTGACGCAGAGTTTTGTCGAGCACACCCCCTATTTTACCGAGATCAATTATGCGCTGCCGCTCAACTTTGTTCATATGAACAAGGATCTCTATGACGGCCTGACACCTGAGATGCAGAAGGCAGTTATGGACGCTGCCGCTGAGGCATCAGACCGCAACTGGAAAGAAGTCGTTGCACGCACACAGAAAAACTACGATGCGCTTGGTGCCGATGGCGGCACGATCATCACGGAACTGAGTGATACATTTCTGGCCGAACTTGGTACCGCTGGCGATGGTGTCCTTGAAGAGTGGCTTGGCAAATCGGGCGAGCGCGGAACTGCCGTTATTGAAGCCTTTGGCAAGATGTAA
- a CDS encoding GntR family transcriptional regulator, translated as MTAATTPKQNRRKRGSGATLVYQELRDEIIDLVLPPGSAIDEIQLAARFDMSRTPIREALVRLAAEGLVTTLPNRSSVVSNIDFLNLNALSLMHRVTTRLAAQYRTDDDLEDIRAKQAIFAQAVETRDVLAMIATNRDFHAAIAAAARNTYFETLFNRVLDEGRRIMRLYYSSFDDCLPEQYLKEHDLMIEAIAAGDVETADQVASAHADQIVKQIQQLIASDRRQKIPL; from the coding sequence ATGACTGCTGCGACGACACCAAAACAAAACCGTCGCAAACGCGGATCAGGGGCCACTCTGGTTTACCAGGAATTGCGTGATGAGATCATTGATCTGGTTCTGCCTCCCGGCAGCGCCATTGATGAGATACAGCTGGCGGCACGCTTTGACATGTCACGCACACCCATTCGCGAGGCGTTGGTCCGGCTTGCTGCTGAGGGGCTGGTAACAACACTTCCCAACCGGTCCTCTGTTGTGTCGAACATTGATTTTCTGAACCTTAATGCGCTGTCATTGATGCACCGGGTCACCACACGGCTGGCCGCCCAATACAGAACCGACGACGATTTGGAAGATATAAGGGCGAAGCAGGCAATCTTCGCGCAGGCCGTCGAAACGCGGGATGTGCTGGCCATGATTGCGACAAACAGGGATTTTCATGCAGCTATCGCTGCCGCAGCCCGCAACACCTATTTCGAAACTCTCTTCAACCGTGTTCTGGATGAAGGCCGCCGCATCATGCGCCTGTATTACTCATCATTCGATGATTGCTTACCCGAGCAATATCTGAAAGAGCATGACCTTATGATCGAAGCAATTGCAGCCGGAGATGTTGAAACTGCGGATCAGGTCGCAAGCGCACACGCCGACCAGATCGTAAAACAGATCCAGCAATTAATCGCCAGCGACAGACGACAGAAAATCCCGCTATAG
- a CDS encoding glycosyltransferase family 2 protein produces MPLISVGMPVLNAEKTIGVAIQNLLAQTFQNFELVICDNASEDGTPKIVEAFAKQDSRVRLVRFDERVDIRLSFKRAFENTSAPYFMFAPADDRWYPEFMEETLVILQANTDIAASTGKVAFFEDGQFSHMSKGTAPLMDDNDKNLVRYLTDPVENARAFSLMRREALINAFPDVTYPGWDFQLIARTMEHGKYFEIDKVLAERDVTPLEAYIVQAENTQKYALQKAFRLYRLLTEILKDKQIPRVPGLYWALVKLVWRSHVNYAAYRMPRWFKVITFYQSVFSTKPDLWPVRNADPVSKDG; encoded by the coding sequence ATGCCTCTGATTTCCGTCGGAATGCCGGTTCTCAATGCGGAAAAAACAATCGGCGTGGCAATCCAAAACCTGTTGGCGCAAACCTTCCAGAATTTCGAGCTCGTCATATGCGACAACGCCAGCGAAGACGGCACACCCAAAATTGTTGAGGCTTTTGCCAAACAGGATTCCCGTGTGCGCCTCGTCAGATTTGACGAACGCGTCGACATTCGTTTGAGCTTCAAAAGGGCTTTTGAGAACACCTCAGCGCCCTACTTTATGTTCGCCCCTGCGGATGACCGTTGGTACCCTGAATTCATGGAAGAGACGCTGGTAATCCTGCAAGCAAACACGGACATTGCAGCCAGCACCGGCAAGGTTGCATTTTTTGAGGACGGCCAATTCAGTCACATGTCCAAGGGCACGGCACCTTTGATGGACGACAACGACAAGAATCTGGTGCGTTATCTGACCGATCCGGTGGAAAACGCGAGGGCTTTCTCGCTGATGCGCCGTGAAGCTTTGATCAACGCATTTCCGGACGTGACCTATCCCGGCTGGGACTTCCAGCTGATTGCGCGCACCATGGAGCATGGCAAATATTTCGAGATCGATAAAGTGCTGGCCGAACGGGATGTAACGCCACTTGAGGCTTATATTGTCCAGGCTGAAAACACTCAAAAATACGCATTGCAGAAAGCGTTTCGGCTGTATCGCCTGCTGACCGAAATTCTAAAAGACAAACAAATACCCCGAGTGCCTGGTCTCTACTGGGCATTGGTCAAATTAGTCTGGCGCTCTCATGTCAACTACGCCGCCTATCGGATGCCGCGCTGGTTCAAGGTCATTACGTTTTACCAATCCGTATTTTCTACCAAACCTGATCTCTGGCCTGTAAGGAACGCAGACCCAGTATCGAAAGATGGCTGA